One window of the Halonatronomonas betaini genome contains the following:
- a CDS encoding carbohydrate kinase family protein has translation MEFRLDKPVDLSDSEIDLLAVGEVLIDLISQGEADTFLEAEAFERYFGGSPANIAMNLARLGKKSALISRVGFDGLGEYLLKRLGEAGVITDSISVDRDNNTTVIMVTRSRKSPKFIAYRGAEKFIDSDEIKDEDIRRSKIIHLSTFALSAPESRRAIEKIINIASDQNKVISLDPNYRPQLWEGTGDGIEYIKNILPKIDIIKPSLDDAEALFGQGDVDDYIKLFHESGCKLVILTLGAEGLLISAGDEIRHYDSLATRVVDTTGAGDAFWSGFYTGISSGYDLELAVQLGNSVAAEVIKEVGAIIDLPDERTLIEKYNLKGEG, from the coding sequence TTGGAATTTAGATTAGATAAACCTGTTGATTTATCAGATTCAGAAATAGATCTATTAGCAGTTGGTGAGGTTTTAATAGATTTGATTTCTCAGGGGGAAGCAGATACTTTTCTTGAAGCTGAGGCTTTTGAGCGATATTTTGGTGGTTCTCCTGCTAATATAGCTATGAATCTGGCCAGACTTGGGAAGAAATCTGCTCTGATTAGTAGAGTCGGTTTTGATGGTTTAGGAGAGTATTTGCTTAAAAGACTTGGGGAAGCTGGAGTAATCACTGATTCTATCTCAGTTGATAGGGATAATAATACGACTGTTATAATGGTAACTAGAAGCAGGAAATCCCCGAAATTTATTGCCTATCGAGGAGCGGAAAAGTTTATAGATAGTGATGAAATTAAAGATGAGGATATTAGGAGATCTAAAATCATCCATTTATCTACATTTGCTCTTTCTGCACCTGAGAGCAGACGGGCTATAGAGAAAATAATAAATATTGCCAGTGATCAGAATAAAGTAATTTCACTTGACCCTAATTACCGCCCTCAGTTATGGGAGGGAACTGGAGATGGAATAGAATATATTAAAAATATATTGCCTAAAATTGATATAATTAAACCATCTCTGGATGACGCAGAAGCTTTATTTGGTCAGGGGGATGTAGATGATTATATTAAATTATTTCATGAAAGTGGATGTAAACTGGTAATTTTAACTTTAGGTGCAGAAGGATTACTGATTTCTGCTGGAGATGAAATCAGACATTATGATTCTCTGGCCACTAGAGTAGTTGATACTACAGGGGCTGGCGATGCTTTCTGGTCTGGTTTTTATACAGGAATTAGCTCAGGTTATGATTTAGAACTTGCTGTACAATTAGGCAATTCTGTGGCAGCTGAGGTAATTAAAGAAGTGGGAGCTATTATTGATTTACCTGATGAAAGGACATTGATTGAGAAGTATAATTTGAAAGGGGAGGGATAA
- a CDS encoding MFS transporter: protein MENNQESKIDWNYLLLLSSAYFATSINMQGIQALMPFIQSDFELSRTQAGLYSTFFFISATIAAVFSGKIVDTYGARRGMLIGVFSVGGMMFLHSFAPVYSILLILGLICGFGFSIVTPSVNKAIIEGVHYSKRAISMGIMQSGGGIGGFAGASLLPVFAESFGWRRAIGFSGITAVLVGFIIVILLSDRGGNSEAKDISFFKKIKELLADRHLFLLCLLGFGFGTAIGAIPAHFALYLTLDLGFSATLAGLSLGVLQIGGIFGRPFWGIISDKFFKGERDPALKLLVIMISLMLFFFGLFVWRFSGSRLLIILFSFLLGMSGMGWMGLYFTYIGETSGSDDAGVATGLALIFLRTGVIFSPPIFGFLADITDNYNISWLALGIIIVFISSIYFYQVNKLEIAK from the coding sequence ATGGAAAATAATCAGGAATCGAAAATCGATTGGAATTATCTTTTATTATTATCATCGGCCTACTTTGCTACTTCAATAAATATGCAGGGAATTCAGGCTTTAATGCCTTTTATACAGAGTGACTTTGAATTAAGTAGAACTCAGGCAGGTTTGTATTCAACTTTCTTTTTTATTTCTGCAACTATTGCAGCTGTATTTAGTGGGAAGATAGTTGATACTTATGGGGCAAGAAGAGGTATGTTAATTGGAGTTTTTAGTGTTGGTGGAATGATGTTTTTACATAGTTTTGCTCCTGTTTATTCTATTTTATTAATTTTAGGTTTAATCTGTGGTTTTGGGTTTAGTATAGTTACACCTTCTGTAAATAAGGCTATTATTGAAGGTGTGCATTATTCAAAAAGAGCTATTTCGATGGGGATAATGCAATCAGGTGGAGGAATTGGTGGTTTTGCAGGAGCCAGCTTACTGCCAGTTTTTGCTGAAAGTTTTGGCTGGCGGAGAGCAATAGGTTTTTCAGGGATAACTGCTGTTTTAGTGGGCTTTATAATAGTTATCCTTTTAAGTGATAGAGGTGGAAACTCAGAGGCAAAAGATATTTCATTTTTCAAGAAGATTAAAGAGCTTTTAGCTGATAGGCATCTATTTTTATTATGTCTGCTTGGTTTTGGGTTTGGAACTGCAATTGGTGCGATTCCTGCTCACTTTGCATTATATCTAACACTAGATTTAGGTTTTAGTGCTACTTTAGCTGGTTTATCATTAGGTGTTTTGCAAATTGGCGGTATTTTTGGTAGACCATTCTGGGGTATTATTAGTGATAAGTTTTTTAAAGGCGAGAGAGACCCGGCACTTAAATTACTGGTAATTATGATTTCATTGATGCTTTTCTTCTTTGGCTTATTTGTCTGGAGGTTTTCAGGTTCAAGGTTACTTATTATTTTGTTTTCATTTTTATTAGGTATGTCTGGAATGGGCTGGATGGGTCTTTATTTTACATATATTGGAGAGACTTCAGGATCAGATGATGCTGGTGTTGCGACTGGACTGGCTTTAATATTCTTAAGGACTGGAGTAATATTTAGTCCTCCGATTTTTGGCTTTTTAGCTGATATTACTGATAATTATAATATAAGCTGGCTGGCTCTTGGAATAATTATTGTATTTATTAGTTCAATTTATTTTTACCAGGTTAATAAGCTGGAAATAGCAAAGTAA